One window of Paenibacillus albicereus genomic DNA carries:
- a CDS encoding cation:proton antiporter regulatory subunit yields MDIRETYLPGIGKKFQIKSRGGDVLIVVVHDDGRRECYMEADRDNDFKPVFSLDDDEARMLASIVGGMQYKPRALENIEMVLDDLIIEWYRVEPAYKSVGHTIGQLGVRNRSGASVLAVVERGGATKHINPGPDLVLTEEALLIVAGERSQQKAFRDILKNGCE; encoded by the coding sequence ATGGACATCAGAGAGACGTATCTGCCGGGAATCGGCAAGAAATTCCAAATCAAGTCGCGCGGGGGAGACGTGCTGATCGTCGTCGTGCATGACGACGGCCGCCGCGAGTGCTATATGGAGGCGGATCGGGACAACGACTTCAAGCCGGTCTTCTCGCTCGACGACGACGAGGCGCGCATGCTCGCCTCCATCGTCGGCGGCATGCAGTACAAGCCGCGCGCGCTGGAGAACATCGAGATGGTGCTGGACGACCTCATCATCGAGTGGTACCGGGTCGAGCCGGCGTACAAGAGCGTAGGCCATACGATCGGGCAGCTTGGCGTCCGCAACCGCTCCGGCGCCAGCGTGCTGGCCGTCGTCGAACGAGGCGGCGCCACGAAGCACATCAACCCGGGACCCGATCTGGTCCTTACCGAGGAGGCATTGCTGATCGTAGCCGGCGAACGCAGCCAGCAAAAGGCGTTCCGCGACATCCTGAAGAACGGATGTGAGTGA
- a CDS encoding M3 family oligoendopeptidase, whose amino-acid sequence MLKFSEYRYERPDRDAVAGAFKEKIGAMRAAGSLEEQLEAISAVNKLRNEIDTMFQLVYIRHSIDTEDAFYKAEQDYSDETSPILQEHVTDYYRALTESKFRAGLEERYGTQLLRSAELALKTFKPEIIEDLQLENKLRTEYSQLIASAKIPFDGEERTLSQLTPYTQSTDRATRKDASEAAFGFLAGHEAELDRIYDELVQVRTRIARKLGYENYVQLGYDRLGRTDYDASMVANFRRQVREHIVPVATRLAERQQVRIGVDKLHYYDESFSFKSGNATPKGDPDWILEQGRRMYREMSPELDEFFTFMSDRELLDLLSKKGKEGGGYCTYIYDYESPFIFANFNGTSGDIDVLTHEAGHAFQVYMSRGFEVPEYLWPTMEAAEIHSMSMEFLAWPWMELFFKEDTDKYRFDHLASSLSFIPYGVSVDEFQHFVYEHPEATPAERKAKWREIERIYTPHRSFDGNAYLEGGGRWQRQSHIYQAPFYYIDYTLAQLCAFQFWKRSRENFDSAWQDYLALCRLGGSKSFTALAASAGLLSPFEDGSVTSVIGEIGSWLDSIDDSSF is encoded by the coding sequence GTGTTGAAATTCAGCGAATACCGCTACGAAAGGCCGGACCGCGATGCGGTTGCCGGCGCCTTCAAGGAAAAGATCGGCGCCATGCGCGCCGCCGGCAGCCTCGAGGAACAGCTGGAGGCGATCTCCGCCGTGAACAAGCTGCGCAACGAGATCGATACGATGTTCCAGCTCGTGTACATCCGCCACTCCATCGACACCGAGGATGCCTTCTACAAAGCCGAGCAGGACTACTCCGACGAGACGTCGCCGATCCTGCAGGAGCATGTCACCGACTACTACCGCGCCTTGACGGAGTCCAAGTTCCGCGCCGGACTGGAGGAGCGCTACGGCACGCAGCTGCTGCGCTCGGCCGAGCTCGCGCTGAAGACGTTCAAGCCGGAGATCATCGAGGACCTCCAGCTCGAGAACAAGCTGCGCACCGAGTACAGCCAGCTGATCGCCTCGGCCAAGATTCCGTTCGACGGCGAGGAGCGCACGCTGTCGCAGCTGACCCCTTACACCCAATCGACGGATCGCGCCACCCGCAAAGACGCCAGCGAGGCCGCCTTCGGCTTCCTCGCCGGCCATGAGGCCGAGCTCGACCGCATCTACGACGAGCTGGTCCAGGTGCGCACCCGCATCGCCCGCAAGCTGGGCTACGAGAACTACGTGCAGCTCGGCTACGACCGGCTCGGCCGCACCGACTACGACGCCTCGATGGTCGCGAACTTCCGCCGCCAGGTGCGCGAGCACATCGTGCCGGTCGCCACACGCCTGGCCGAGCGGCAGCAGGTCCGCATCGGCGTGGACAAGCTCCATTATTACGACGAGAGCTTCAGCTTCAAGAGCGGCAACGCGACGCCCAAGGGCGATCCCGACTGGATTCTGGAGCAGGGCCGCCGCATGTACCGCGAGATGAGCCCCGAGCTCGACGAGTTCTTCACGTTCATGTCCGATCGCGAGCTGCTCGACCTGCTGAGCAAGAAGGGCAAGGAAGGCGGCGGCTACTGCACGTACATCTACGATTACGAATCTCCGTTCATCTTCGCCAACTTCAACGGCACCTCCGGCGACATCGACGTGCTGACGCACGAGGCGGGCCACGCGTTCCAGGTGTACATGAGCCGCGGCTTCGAAGTTCCGGAGTACCTGTGGCCGACGATGGAGGCCGCGGAGATCCACTCCATGAGCATGGAGTTCCTCGCCTGGCCGTGGATGGAGCTCTTCTTCAAGGAAGATACCGACAAATACCGCTTCGACCATCTCGCCTCCTCGCTCAGCTTCATTCCCTATGGCGTGAGCGTGGACGAGTTCCAGCACTTCGTCTACGAGCATCCCGAAGCGACGCCGGCCGAGCGCAAGGCCAAGTGGCGGGAAATCGAGCGCATCTACACGCCTCATCGCAGCTTCGACGGCAACGCCTACCTCGAAGGCGGCGGCCGCTGGCAGCGCCAGAGCCACATCTACCAAGCGCCGTTCTACTACATCGACTATACGCTGGCCCAGCTGTGCGCCTTCCAGTTCTGGAAGCGCTCGAGGGAAAACTTCGACTCCGCCTGGCAGGACTATCTCGCGCTCTGCCGGCTCGGCGGCAGCAAGTCCTTTACCGCGCTGGCCGCCAGCGCAGGGCTGCTTTCTCCGTTCGAGGACGGCTCGGTGACGAGCGTCATCGGCGAGATCGGCAGCTGGTTGGACAGCATCGACGACAGCAGCTTCTAA
- the rbsK gene encoding ribokinase → MTGTKRTGEGIGPESRGPAERQERAARVAVAGSLNMDLVLRMDRMPKAGETISGSALHTLPGGKGANQAAGCARLGAETEMIGRVGADGFGEQLLEQMRRMGVGTAGIGVHPDAPTGIASIYHTPEDNCIVIVAGANGECGEAWVESRRESIERAEVLLAQLEIPLDGVRAALRIAREKGVQTVLNPAPARELPQELLELADYITPNETEFAALSGASAESEDELAEAIAAWQAGIGCRVIVTRGAAGCSFVGEDGRLVTVPAPRVEVVDTTGAGDTLNAALCVKLAELAAQGRAAGDAELLEALRFAVQAASLAVTRFGAQDGLPSREEVEAALGSRRT, encoded by the coding sequence ATGACGGGTACGAAGAGAACCGGGGAGGGCATCGGTCCGGAAAGCCGGGGACCGGCAGAGAGGCAGGAGCGGGCGGCGCGCGTCGCCGTCGCCGGCAGCCTCAACATGGATCTGGTCCTGCGCATGGACCGGATGCCCAAGGCCGGAGAGACGATCAGCGGCAGCGCGCTGCATACGCTGCCGGGTGGCAAGGGAGCGAACCAGGCGGCCGGCTGCGCTCGGCTCGGAGCGGAGACGGAGATGATCGGCCGCGTGGGGGCAGATGGATTCGGCGAGCAGCTGCTGGAGCAGATGCGGCGGATGGGCGTCGGAACCGCGGGCATCGGCGTCCATCCGGATGCGCCGACCGGCATCGCCTCGATCTATCACACGCCGGAGGACAACTGCATCGTCATCGTCGCCGGCGCCAACGGGGAATGCGGCGAGGCGTGGGTGGAGAGCCGGCGCGAGTCGATCGAGCGCGCCGAGGTGCTGCTCGCCCAGCTGGAGATTCCGCTGGACGGCGTGCGCGCCGCCTTGCGCATCGCCCGCGAGAAGGGCGTCCAGACGGTGCTCAATCCTGCGCCGGCGCGGGAGCTCCCGCAGGAGCTGCTGGAGCTGGCCGACTACATCACGCCGAACGAAACCGAGTTCGCCGCGCTGTCGGGGGCTTCTGCCGAGTCGGAGGACGAGCTCGCCGAGGCGATCGCCGCCTGGCAGGCCGGCATCGGCTGCCGCGTCATCGTGACGCGCGGCGCCGCCGGCTGCTCGTTCGTCGGCGAGGACGGACGGCTGGTGACGGTCCCGGCGCCGCGCGTCGAGGTCGTCGATACGACCGGAGCCGGCGATACGCTGAACGCGGCGCTCTGCGTCAAGCTGGCGGAGCTGGCCGCGCAGGGGCGGGCCGCCGGCGACGCCGAGCTGCTGGAGGCGCTGCGTTTCGCCGTGCAGGCGGCCTCGCTTGCAGTGACGCGCTTCGGCGCGCAGGACGGCTTGCCCTCCCGCGAGGAAGTCGAGGCGGCGCTCGGATCGCGGCGGACATAA
- a CDS encoding DoxX family protein: protein MTSASDLRYFQTTWPRLIGLILFAGLMVAACLYHFREPDGFAAMLPDWVPLRLPIVYATAVLELAIAVLVLIPATRGWTGLFAALYLVVIVVANIYAAARGIPAPGSDSASKTALWLRVAAQPLLVWWALWCTRYPSRDTSLKGPPRKQARS from the coding sequence ATGACATCCGCTTCCGACCTGCGCTACTTCCAGACGACCTGGCCGCGGCTGATCGGCCTCATCCTGTTCGCCGGGCTGATGGTCGCGGCCTGCCTGTACCACTTCCGCGAACCGGACGGCTTCGCGGCGATGCTCCCGGACTGGGTGCCGCTGCGGCTGCCGATCGTGTACGCCACCGCCGTCCTCGAGCTGGCCATCGCCGTGCTCGTCCTGATTCCGGCGACGCGCGGCTGGACCGGCCTGTTCGCCGCGCTCTACTTGGTCGTGATCGTCGTCGCCAACATCTATGCCGCAGCTCGGGGCATCCCGGCGCCGGGCAGCGACAGCGCCTCCAAGACCGCGCTTTGGCTGCGCGTCGCCGCCCAGCCGCTGCTCGTCTGGTGGGCGCTGTGGTGCACCCGCTACCCGTCCCGCGACACGTCGCTCAAAGGACCGCCGCGCAAACAAGCGCGGAGCTGA
- a CDS encoding aldo/keto reductase has product MTYRKLGASGLTVSALGLGTNAFGKRTDEAESIRIVHAALDAGITFLDTANIYAGTLSESIIGKALAGRRSDAVLTTKAGLPRGDGPGRRGASRAHLMAELEGSLRRLGTDYVDLYQIHTFDPETPLEETLRTLEDMVRSGKVRYIGASNYQAWELMKALGISDRLQLERYVSIQTSYSLADRTPELELVPLCLDQGVGLIPYFPLAGGILTGKYAAGADAPPGSRLDKDGSFGRFLKGDAIGLGQDVAELAEEAGCEPAALSIRWLMDKPAVSSVIAGATSVRQLTANLRSLELAPEPSIQDELERISRPFRYGEPFARYRI; this is encoded by the coding sequence ATGACGTACCGCAAGCTCGGCGCGAGCGGATTGACCGTCTCCGCGCTCGGCCTCGGCACGAACGCTTTCGGCAAGCGGACCGACGAGGCCGAAAGCATCCGCATCGTCCACGCCGCGCTCGATGCCGGCATCACCTTTCTCGATACGGCCAACATCTATGCGGGCACGCTCAGCGAGTCGATCATCGGCAAGGCGCTCGCGGGACGCCGCTCCGACGCGGTGCTCACGACCAAGGCGGGCCTGCCGCGCGGCGACGGGCCGGGCAGGCGCGGGGCGTCGCGGGCGCATCTGATGGCCGAGCTCGAGGGCAGCCTGCGCCGGCTCGGCACCGATTACGTCGATCTGTACCAGATCCACACGTTCGACCCCGAGACGCCGCTGGAGGAGACGCTGCGCACGCTCGAGGACATGGTCCGCTCCGGCAAGGTCCGCTACATCGGCGCGTCCAACTATCAGGCTTGGGAGCTGATGAAAGCTCTCGGCATCAGCGATCGGCTGCAGCTGGAGCGCTACGTCTCCATCCAGACGAGCTACTCGCTCGCCGACCGGACGCCGGAGCTCGAGCTCGTGCCGCTCTGCCTCGATCAGGGCGTCGGACTCATCCCTTACTTTCCGCTCGCAGGGGGCATCCTTACGGGCAAGTACGCCGCAGGCGCGGACGCTCCTCCCGGATCGCGGCTCGACAAGGACGGCTCGTTCGGCCGCTTCCTCAAAGGCGACGCCATCGGCCTCGGCCAGGATGTCGCCGAGCTTGCCGAGGAGGCGGGCTGCGAGCCGGCCGCGCTGTCGATCCGCTGGCTGATGGACAAGCCTGCCGTCTCCAGCGTCATCGCCGGCGCGACGAGCGTGCGCCAGCTGACGGCCAACCTGCGGAGCCTGGAGCTTGCGCCGGAGCCGTCCATCCAGGACGAGCTGGAGCGCATCAGCCGCCCGTTCCGCTACGGCGAGCCGTTCGCCCGCTACCGGATCTGA